The Candidatus Latescibacterota bacterium genome has a window encoding:
- a CDS encoding MetS family NSS transporter small subunit codes for MTGQAIAMMIVICGLVWGGFTGLLIYVMRIEKKKKKPLN; via the coding sequence ATGACCGGGCAGGCTATCGCCATGATGATCGTGATCTGCGGACTTGTATGGGGAGGCTTCACCGGCCTTTTGATATATGTGATGCGGATAGAAAAGAAAAAGAAAAAACCGCTTAATTGA